In the genome of Fusarium keratoplasticum isolate Fu6.1 chromosome 13, whole genome shotgun sequence, the window GGAACAGAAAGTGCCTTTCCTCCAACCCGATCCTCTGCTTCGAGAACAACGTAAGAGAGTCCAGCTGAGTGGAGCTCAGTCGCTGCACGAAGGCCGCTGAGGCCAGCACCGACAATAATGACGTCCACGAAATGAGCGGGAGCAACCATTATGATGGCGATTGCTCGTATAACAGCAAAGTGATTGCAGCTTGTGATTTTTTTTGGCTCTAGGTCGTAGGCTCGACTTTTTATACAGTCTGAGCTGTTCGAGTCTTTGCGCCGCCATCCGAATACTAGTTGTGGAGtcgtcggtctcggtctTCACGGCGGTCCGACCGAGCATTTACTAGTCTCCCGCGGACCTAGTTCGTCCGGCTCGGCACTTCTATACGAGATGGACCGGCATGCTGCCTAGCTAATTAGTATCGGAAAGCACGTGTGGCACTAAGATGACTACAATTGTGTTGTTGTTCTTATTGGGTTTAATCTGACTGTCTAAGGTCATCGCCACTCACGATACacgccctccttcttgcctAATTAGGCTAATTTGCTTCTTCGGTTTCCACGTGAGCTTGTTGCGTACAGGGTCCAATTCAACAAATATATGCCTTCTTGCGAAGCTATTAACTTAACTCCCTTTCTGGATTCACCTTAGGATCCATTAACGATAAGCCTGTTTAGAAGATGGCAGCAGAGCTTAAGTCTATGTGGCTACCAAAAATTCAAACCCGGGATTTATTTTTAAGTCCTACGGATATACGCCAGATATGCCCTGCTAATCCGGAATAAAATGCCTCGAAGGCTAATAAGATGGACCTCGGTCTAGAGTCGGGACCCGAGTTTTCCATGTGGTGGAACGGACACGGCGCATCTCCGTCGGTATACAAGTCTACTCCTCCGTCGGAATGCAAATCCATTCTCCGTTGGGCTTCTATTGAGGGTAACCCCATGGGTCTCACTATTTCGGCCTTCGCTGCCCGCGGAGGCCGTCACTAGACAGCTCTACTCGATCTACTCTCCGGGAGGTCCTTTGAATAGACTGGAGGCTTTCTGTATACATTGTAAAAGATGGAAGCCATATTAGCAATGGTGCCATACACTCCACCTGATTCTACTTTGTTGTTCTAAGCACTCTTTCTTGACTTATTCGTCAAATCGTAACTCACCATGTCACCGATATCGAACAAGTTATCCGTCTTCAAGACTATTCCGGAGACCTTTCCTGAGGCCGGTGTCCACGTCGTTGTTGAAGACCGTCCCATTGATATCGACACCGTCTCACTGGGCGGCGGGTCCTTCCCAAGGCTTACTATCTTTCCCTGGACCCTTACCTCTGCGGCTTCATGCGTCACTCCAGCATCGAGTCCTACATTCCACCCTTCGTTATTGATGAGCCAGTTGCCTCTGCAATCGTTGATAAGGTCATCTGGTCCGAGACGCCCGCGTTTCAACCAGGCGAtatcctctcctccttcgCCGGTCCCAATGCTGAGTACGCTATCGTCGCACAGGGCCTCCTACAAACAGCAGGGTTCAGAAAAGTGCACAATCCCAATAACATGCCTTTGTCGTATTTTAtcggcttcctcggcatgcCGGGCTCTACCGGATCGGCAAACCTCAGCGAGGCGAAACGATCTTCGTATCGTCGGCTGCCGGTGCCGTTGGTCAACTTATAGGACAGCTTGCGAAATCACAAGGGCTACGTGTTATTGGCAGCGTCAGCagcaaggagaaggttgATTATGTTAAATCGATTGGGTTTGATGAGGCTTTCAATTACAAGGAGGAAAGCCCTCGCAATGCGCTCAAGAGGTTGGCATCTGACGGTATTGACATTTACTGGGACAAGGTCGGCGCCGAACACCTGGAGGCAGCTTTAGATAGCTGCAAGAACGGCGCGAGAGTTATTGCTTTCGGCTCGGTAAGTCGTTACCCGGACAGAGCTCTCGGTGGGATGATCAGATACTAACTAGTGAGGAACATTCAGATCAACGATTATAACCGCAAGCCTTACGAGACTTATGGTATTAGAAATACCTATAATCTCATTTCGAAGAGAATCCGAATGGAAGGCTTCATTGTCGATCTCTCGCCGAAAAATTATCATGACATGCTCACCAAGCTGGCGCCACTCTTTGCAATTGGCCAGATCCAAGGAACAGAGGATGTTTACAATGGGATTGACAGAGTTCCGGAGGCCCTGGTTGGTCTCTAGTTCCGTGCTGCGCCGGTCCCGGAGCAGATGCGCGACTTTGCTGTATTTCTCAGCGCATCTAAAATTATGCTCTGCACTCAGCTACCAAATAATCCGCAGCGGCTTACTGAGGCGCTAAGGCAGGCTAGGAGGGCACTGCCTCTCTATTGGCCGTTAGTTATTAGTTGGTCACCGCCAACATCTCCCCATGCTGATACGATATTTTACGACCTTAGTGGTTACGATACAATAGGATACGCGAATTGGGCTCCCCCTAGGGCTTAGGTCCGCGCGGTCTCAGTTGTGACGGTTTAGATTCCTCAGGTAATAAACCTAGCCGTGCTAGTTTATGTTAGCAGGGGATCAGGGCGATCTGCTAAGCTGTGACGATCATGGAAGGTCCCGAGGGATAAATCAGTCGTGTCGGATTTGTGTTGGCAGAGGGGGTACTGGCGTTGTCTTGAGCAGGGTGTAGTAACGTTTGGTAATATGCTCAAGGTACGAAGTGTAACTAGGTTGTATTAGTAGCTGGGGTAGCTACTACATAAGGAAGTGCAAGTGAGtgtattttatataattgTGATGCAGTTTGGGGCCAGGGTGTCGTGAGTTCGGTCTAGGGTAGGACTGAGTCGAGCAAAGTTCGGTCCCCTCGGTCCTGCTTAGTTAGGGAATTCTGCCGGCCCCTACCGCCTCAATCTTGCCATGGCCGCGGCATTAGCAAGAAGGGTGTTATTGTTAGATAAGGTCACGGATATAGAATTAGTCATATCTGGCAAAAGGCCGCTGAGATTTCGGCGAAGCCCTGGCAAGAGTGACGCCCTTATGACTAATAGAGGCAACTTAGGgcactaataataatatacaATATCTTTAACTTAACCCTGCTTTCTAATAAgaataagtattttaaaatttaaaaatttttattattttaagtctttatataacttttaagtatttaattaaagttttaaataatataatatataatattttaaaaaatattttatattatatttactttttaaaattatatatattttaattataattttaatactttttaaaaTGTATATTCTGTTATATTTAAATGCCTCATACTATGGGATGTTATTAGACTTTTAGCATAGTATTTTACATGTGATAATAATCTGCTAAATGCATACCCATACATTCACTTAACGGGTCACCTCAGGCGGTAGGCACCCCGCCTCGGCACAAGGGAAGACAGGCACATCTTTGTTTTCTCGACTTCACCTTTCTTTTGGCTTTCTCTCTGTCCGTCGTATTCTTCTCGTTCCTCTGCATTCTCGTAATCATGTTTTTCTTCACCAACCTGCTCCGAGAGACCCCATTCCTCCATACCCAGACCCATGATATCGCGCTTGACCCACTCACCGTTGACGCCAAAACCCTCGCGACCGAACTTGGTCAAGGACACCTGAGCAGTGTGGACTTGGTAGAGAGGAGCCTGGACATGATACAGAAATACGATGGCTATCTCCACGCCATGCTGAGCATCGTGCCAAGGgagaagctgaagcagaCGGCCGAAGCATTGGATCGCGAGCGGCAACAGGGGAAGCTGCGTGGGCCATTGCACGGGATTCCCATTGTCATCAAGGTTGGACAGACTCTCCACGGTTCGGTTGTCCATTTCACTCTTCTTACTGTGCTAGGACAATATTACGACTCATCCCGATCTCGGCATGCAAACGACGTGCGGATCTTGGGCTTTGCAAGACATGAGGCCCCACGCAAATGCCCCCCTTGTTGACAACGTCGGTCTCGAAAAACTCCATTGAGTACAACACATAGTAACTGGGCTAACGGACGGATGCTTAGCTCATTCAAGCAGGGCTCATCATCATTGGGAAGACCAACTTGAGCGTGGGTTCATCCAACACAATCCTCGATGCGAATCTATGTTGACTTGGGGGGGTAGGAATGGGCATACTACCGGTAGGGAATCCCTTGAACCAGCTGCCTGCCACTGGTAGGTGTTAGTGGGCATGAAGACGGCTCATTCTCTGCAGAAGTTATACGATCCCGAGTGGTTGGTCAGGGAAAGGTGGCCAATGTCAGTCCGCGTACGTACGTGGTGGTGTTGACCCAAGTGACACCAACAATGGTCACAGTGTATGTATCATCGATGCTGTACCCATGTTTGAGTCTTCGTGCTAAAATTACCTCTCTTCAGAACCCCTGCGGATCGTCAACGGGGTCGGCTGTCGCAGTCTCTGCCGGATATGCACCGCTCTCTATTGGGACGGAGACGGATGGATCCCTCGTGTCTCCAGCGGCAAGGGCAGCTCTGTACACTATCAAGCCCACCATTGGGCTAGTGTCCCAGGACGGTGTCATACCTATTAGCCATACCATGGATTCCGCTGGACCCATGGCGAAGACACCATATGACCTTGCCACCTTGCTCGACGTGATTGCAGGGCCTGCTGCTGAGGGCTCGGGCGACTCGTTCATCTCAGCCCTCAATGGTTCTTGGGGTGAGCTGTCCATAGCCACTATCGACTTCAAGAAATGGTGGCCAGGAGAGGATTATCTCAAGCCTGTGGAGAGTGCAACCAAACAAATGGTGAGGGGGTTTTTCATGTCTCTTTATCCTGTCCCGGGCTCTTTAAGTTGTTTCCTCTTTGCTTGTTTAACCCCTATCTCCGTCGCCCTGGCTGCAGAATCTTCTTGCTAAACATAGCAACGTAGCACACCGAGATTCAGGCAGCTTACGACAAGATGGAAGACTTGGCAAAGAGATACATCGGCGACGCACCACTTCCGCTGCCCACGGCATTCATGCTTGACGGGCGCGACAGCGAGGAAACCATTATGAGTAAGTCACTCGCCCATTTTTCATTTAGCGCACTATTTCTTGTGCGAAATCGCTTGATGTTAACAAGACCACACACACAGTGGCCGACTTCAAACAGGACATTGACAAGTTCTTGAAGTCGGTGGAGTATTCCAAGGTTCGTAGTCTTCGGGAGCTCATAACCTTCAACATTGAGCATGCCGACGCCGAGATGCCGGCTGGtaagcttctcctccaggcTTCCCAGGGCCGCTCTAATCTTCCATTCGCGCACCCAGGCTTTCATGACCAGCAAATTCTGCTCGAAACGGAGGACCTGGAGCTATCACCCGAAGACTATGACAAACATCTCTCTCACCTGAGAAAGGTCTCGCGGCAAAAGGGACTGGATTTCATTTTCCAGAAGTACGAAGTCGATGTCATCATCGGATCCAGTGACACACCCATCACGACTTTTGCGAGTGGAAGCGGTAGGTGTATCCTATCCATTAAAGAAACATCGATCGCGGAATAATGCTAACGGCGATGGTTCCTGCAGGCTATCCTGTCGGATCGGTGCCTTTGGGATACCTGGACTTCAACGGAAGACCATTTGGCCTGGCGGTGCTGGCTGCCAAGAACCAAGAGGCCAAAATATTGAAGTTCATGAGTGCCTGGGAGGCCACTTTCGGTCCCAGAAAACCGCCACCAATGCTCCAGTAGTTGACTCGGCGTCAACTGAACTGCCCTGGCCCGCCGCCCCCTGCTCCATCCCCTCGGTTGGAAGGAGAGCAATCAATGGAATGACAAGCTAGTACACCACATCAGGGTCACTCTTTGCTGCCACCAGACATCGATTACCCTCCTATTGTACCACATGACTCAATGTGTGGTTGCACGGGGCTGTCGCATCAGGCCAGGACATCTGCGCAGATGGTGAAGGATTGGGTTGGCGGTGTTCCGCGCCGGCTTCTCATTGGGCTCAGGCAAGTTGCGTACTGACTTGCCGTAGCGCAGGGGGAAGCAAAGTGCGGGATGTGCACGGGGAAGCTGGTGAAGACCTACGAGGCTTTTCGAAGCGCTATAGTACACCGGTAGACCCTACTTTGCTTGGAGTCTCGGATCACCTGCCTATGACTGGCTATAAAATCGAGGAGAATTCGGTCACTTAGAGTCTTCTGCTTGGCCGTGCCCTGATTGCATGTAGGGCAGTTCAGTTCAGAACCACCATATCAACATGACTCAAAATACCATAGAACAGCACAGTCCACGCCCGGACACCCCCCAGCCAAAGGAAGCTGGGAATCTTGCGGCGCTTCATCTATCCCACAAAATGACTACCCTTCAGTCCTGTTGGTGCCCAGATTGGGATCATAGTACAGACATAATACGACATGGTGATCTCCCATGTACATGCTTGTATCAGGAAGTTACAGAAATAAAACAAGGCTTGTGTGAAGGTGAGCGACAAGTGTTTTGCTGTCGCCTGACGGCCTGAGGCAACTACAGGGTCCACAACAGTGGTGATGTTCAACACTGCTCTCTGGTTGCTACACCAGTAATGAAAACAGCATTGACCTGTTACTAGGGACAGGGCGACATCAATTAAGAAAACAGCACCTATGGCCTTCAGTCACTTAGATCTCTCTGGAAGCCCTTGTCGCTAGCTATCCTGAAGCTGCTTTGAGATTGTTTCACGCCGGATGTCATATCGGACAGCTCACAGTAGAGATGCTCACCCGGTTCTTCAGAGCGCGAGGAGATTTCGACCGGACGGCCTGAGCTGGCTAGCCTGGTTCGTCTGAAACTGGACGGTTGGTTAGACGGCACTGCTGTTCGATAGCGGTCGCGAATAGGAGTCTCAGCCCGGCGGCTGTCCCAGCCAAACCGGCCGAGGGCCGTTCCTGTCCGTCGTGTGAAAAGAGGATATACCGTCTGCCGAAGTCCGATTTGGACCGGCCCAGGTACCTAGCCAAGCTTTCTACCTCATTATCAAGTGTCCTAAAATAACTGTCGATTTCCCATATATACTTAATTCGACTTGCCCCTAACACTCGCTGCCTCTCCTCAGGGTGGATTCGAGGATGCATGTGAATTTGTGATTTCGAATTACAGGCATGCCAAATGACTCCTCACGAGCTTGACTAGCTGAATGATGGGAGCATGGTAACCAACAACCAGCGAAGCCTTAATATTcgatcttcaggctcagttatcccatcgagggccgggctccaactataataaagaacacatttttaacacatcatagcatcatgtcccaatgctaacacagtggcctttttttttttttgacCTTTTGCTGCCGGCAGTCAAAGAGTCATACCTAGtcacatcatcatgaaaGGTTAAGCCTCTCATGGGGCCTTACTATTCCTTACGTTTAATTCCCTTGTACTGTAGTCAAAGGTGGGAGCGACAAGTCCTTGGCTTCTTAGGAGCACACACTCCTTGCTCAGTTCCTCTTGGAGACTAAGGCAAGACAACGAGCCCGGCTCTCTGACTCACGACATAGTGAGTTCTTATGCTTGCCCCTTAGTGCGGCTCGAGGGGAGAATCAGAGAACCACCGACTTTATCTTAGGCAAGCACGTTCGAGAAGCATATGCCTTATAATATTTCACTCTTACCAATTCAACCTTCAGATCCGGCTGTACATGTATGAGGAGCCGAGGGGCGGCCTATTATTAGTCAGCCCCCTGGATAGAGCTTATATAAGATCTACTCGTATCGGGGTAGTCCCCTATCCTTCTCGTATCGAGGTACCTGCTTTCTTAACTTCGTCGCTTCTAAATATGCCGCGCTGAAAGCTTTGATAGTGTGTTGGGCTGCAACCTGTCTAGTTGGCTACTGTACTGAGACGTAGAGATTGTTTAGGGCTCTTGCAACCTTGTGATAGAGATTTGCCCTCATtcataaaaaaaaaaaaaaaaaaaaaaagaaagaaactCAGCAAAATAAGGGCAAGGTCTTCCAGGGACAGGTTTATTATCGGTCGGCCATCATTCAGTATGTATCCAGTCGTCTGTAAAATGATTACCACGCCGGATGACTCACATGTGTGATACTTAGCTTTTTCAACTAGCCACAGACGCTTCCTCATTATACTACGCACAAGCAAATTCCAACTTTCGAAGCACCTCAGCCCTGAATTAGCCATAACTATACCATGGATCAACGTCTGTATCTCACCGACGATGCCGTTatcgagctcctcgagagtCTTCCGATGGTGCCCAAACCGGTCCACGTGCAACGCAGCACCGAGGGCGGTGACCACATCGTCTGGACTGTCAACGAACACTTCATTCTACGCGTGCCGGCGTACCAGCAAACGAACAAAGAGTCGCTGAGACGAGAAAAGGCCGTGTTAGAATTGATACAACAAAGCATACCCTATGAGTTGAGAAAGGTAGTCCCTATCGCTCTTTACCTGGGCACTGCCAACGGAGGATGGAGATATGGGCTGTACAAGAAGGTAGATGGAATATCAGTCGAGCATATGTCGCAAAGGGTATCTGCAGAAACCGAGAAGGATCTGGCCAAACTTTTGCAGGCATTGGGACACTTGGATATCTGGGCAGCACAAGAGATCGGAGTACCGCATAGCGAGGATGTGAATCAACAGGATCTTTCAAGGAGAGCTTTGAAGGCATGGAATCGTATTAAGGGTAACAGACAGCTTGGAGACTTGGCAAAGCTGGATATACAGAAGTGCATGGCTTCTCCTCTACCAGCAGACGGAAGCGAGGCTGTCCTGTCTCATGCCGACCTCAAAGGCGAGCACATCTTCATCGACCCCACGGCAGGGAAACTCACCGGCGTTATTGACTGGGGTGATACTCAAGTGGCGCAGCCGGGCATTGATATCGGGGGGTTGGCAATTTCAATCGGTGCACTGGCAGCAGTCCGTGTTGGGGCCATGGCGGGTATTTCTGATGCTGCGGTGCAGAGGGGGTTGAGGGGGGCCAGGTGTGAGAGTATAGTGTTGCTGGATAAAGTGATGAATGAGGGGGATGATTCGCCGGAGTGGCTGGTGAGGAGGCAGTTGGAAAGGGCTCTGGAGGGTCTCTGAGCAAAGGCTGTAGTTCAACCCCAAGGTCGATCTGCATGGTCTGTCTGACCAGAGAACTATATAAAGAATTCAATAGGGCGGTGCAATTTGGATGCAAGTCGAAGCCCTCCATCAGCGAGGCCGGCGACGGACTGGCTGAGCCCAGTCTAGTTTCGAGATTTCGTGTTGATTGTTTCGAAGTCAAGTACCATACATggttttttcttcttcttctttttcttaatttCCCCTTGACTCATGGGGCCCGAGGGTCAGCGGCTACAGGTGGCAGTGAGTCAGTCGGTGGCTACTGAGTCAGACGGCGACCACCCTTCTTATGCCACATAGGTAGGCTAATTAGTTACATTTAATAGATGCCCAAATAGTCAACAGCTTTATATTCTCGACGTTGGCCCAACTACCTATTTGTTGATGCCCGCTTCAGGCCTGAAAATATGTTCCATCTAGCCTGAAGCTTCAACATTATTTAATAACGGTTATAAATATCCATTACGCAACCCTAGCTCACGTTATAGCCATGCATCCGTCGCTCCCAAAAGGGCCGCTCTGCACCAGGTCCTCTCTGACCAACAACCTTCGCAGTCTCGGCCTCAGCCCAGGGGACACAGTTCTCGTCCATTCCTCCCTCAGTCGTATTGGCTGGATTAATGGTGGAGCCGAAACCCTCGTCCACTCTCTTCTCGATGTCCTGGCTCTCCAAGGCACTCTTGTCGTTCCCACGCATACCAGTAGCAACTCAGACCCAGCAGGATGGGTTAACCCACCTGTTCCCCGAGAATGGTGGCCGACTATTCGAGATACTATGCCTGTATTCGACGTGCGAACCAGTCGAACCGAACGTATGGGTGTTGTGTCGGAAACGGTTCGAACTTGGCCAGGCGCAGTGAGGAGTATGCATCCTCAGACATCATTCAGTGCCATTGGTGCGAATTCGAAAGTTGTTACGGAGGTGCATGCACTGGATAGCCTGCTCGGTGAGGAGAGTCCCCTGACACGATTGGAAGACGTGGATGCGAAAGTTCTACTCTTGGGAGTTGGGTTCGACGTTTGCACGTGTTTTCATCTGGCCGAGTATAGAATCAATTCACGAAAGGCTGATAACTCGTTTGCGGCTCTGGTGGATGGAAAGAGGACATGGATGACGGTATTGGACGTCGCTGTGAGTAACGACGATTTTCTTGAGCTAGGGAAGGATTTTGTCGCGGAAATCGGCCTCACCAATGGTAAGATTGGTGGAGCAGAGTGTTGGTTGTTCTCCCTGCCGCAGGCAGTCAAGTTTGCTGAGAAGTGGTTTGCATCGCATCGAGTGCCTGCTGAATAAGATACTGTGGTTATTGCTAGAGAGATTTATAGGAGAGGATGAATAACTTAGGCATCAGGTTCGTCTTTTCTCCGAAAGTACACGACTCGAGCGATAAGTGATTGCTAGCAATGGAACTTTGCATATCTATACGAATTGCATTACGCCTCAAATTTTGCAGGGGCGAACTACGGACATCTAGATATGAGGCTACTGAAATTATTGCGAATAGCGTCTATGACAAAGAGCCCAGAAAAGGGAAGCGAAAAGACAGAAAATCAAGCGACCAGAGCCGGCGTCTGATAGTAGAAATACGAGCAATGTAAGACTATTTGAGTGGATAGACGGCATTCAGAGGCATAAAATTCTCACCGGATCGAAAATCACTCAGGCGAAGCCTCTCGAAGAACGGCGTGCAGGCAGTATCCAACTTTGAAGCGGGGTATCGTCCATCAATGGCTATCTCATGCCTTTTTGGACCTTAGTGTCTTTGGGGAACTTTTGTTCATAAGGTTATTCTTATGGTTTCATATCCCTGtcagccaaggccttgggATGCTTTCTGACCTGCCAAATCAGTCTACAAAGAAACTGATCGCCATTGATAGGAGCTATGGCAAGCTCAATGAACAGCGTCTCACGATTACGGCTCGCTTCTCATCCCGGTTACACTTATCTCTTCGGAGTATACACGAATCGAACCCATGTCAACGTTCGGGCACATGAGCCTGCGTGTAACCGCAAACAAGCCGTTCCTGACACCATTTCTCACTAATCATTGCATTTCTCCGCCTCTCGACATTCGGATCGCTGGGTAGTAGGTGGATAGAGCGGAGAAGCCCATGCGATCCCGACAAGACTAGATGTCACCGCTCAACGATAACATCTCCTCCTGGCCACTAATCCCTTCTTCATGACCAGCGGCCGAATGGTACATGCCTACTCGGT includes:
- a CDS encoding PKS-ER domain-containing protein → MSPISNKLSVFKTIPETFPEAGVHVVVEDRPIDIDTVSLGGGIESYIPPFVIDEPVASAIVDKVIWSETPAFQPGDILSSFAGPNAEYAIVAQGLLQTAGFRKVHNPNNMPLSYFIGFLGMPGSTGSANLSEAKRSSYRRLPVPVSSKEKVDYVKSIGFDEAFNYKEESPRNALKRLASDGIDIYWDKVGAEHLEAALDSCKNGARVIAFGSINDYNRKPYETYGIRNTYNLISKRIRMEGFIVDLSPKNYHDMLTKLAPLFAIGQIQGTEDVYNGIDRVPEALVGL
- a CDS encoding Amidase domain-containing protein encodes the protein MFFFTNLLRETPFLHTQTHDIALDPLTVDAKTLATELGQGHLSSVDLVERSLDMIQKYDGYLHAMLSIVPREKLKQTAEALDRERQQGKLRGPLHGIPIVIKDNITTHPDLGMQTTCGSWALQDMRPHANAPLVDNLIQAGLIIIGKTNLSEWAYYRSYTIPSGWSGKGGQCQSAYVRGGVDPSDTNNGHSNPCGSSTGSAVAVSAGYAPLSIGTETDGSLVSPAARAALYTIKPTIGLVSQDGVIPISHTMDSAGPMAKTPYDLATLLDVIAGPAAEGSGDSFISALNGSWGELSIATIDFKKWWPGEDYLKPVESATKQMHTEIQAAYDKMEDLAKRYIGDAPLPLPTAFMLDGRDSEETIMMADFKQDIDKFLKSVEYSKVRSLRELITFNIEHADAEMPAGFHDQQILLETEDLELSPEDYDKHLSHLRKVSRQKGLDFIFQKYEVDVIIGSSDTPITTFASGSGYPVGSVPLGYLDFNGRPFGLAVLAAKNQEAKILKFMSAWEATFGPRKPPPMLQ
- a CDS encoding SPBc2 prophage-derived aminoglycoside N(3')-acetyltransferase-like protein YokD — its product is MHPSLPKGPLCTRSSLTNNLRSLGLSPGDTVLVHSSLSRIGWINGGAETLVHSLLDVLALQGTLVVPTHTSSNSDPAGWVNPPVPREWWPTIRDTMPVFDVRTSRTERMGVVSETVRTWPGAVRSMHPQTSFSAIGANSKVVTEVHALDSLLGEESPLTRLEDVDAKVLLLGVGFDVCTCFHLAEYRINSRKADNSFAALVDGKRTWMTVLDVAVSNDDFLELGKDFVAEIGLTNGKIGGAECWLFSLPQAVKFAEKWFASHRVPAE